From a single Mycolicibacterium moriokaense genomic region:
- a CDS encoding LppX_LprAFG lipoprotein: MPTRLLAIFAALVTAAALLAGCSGSEDNKNLPDAATLLKQSAETTKAQTSVHLLLTVQGSIASFPIETLEGDLTTQPAVAAQGKADILFLGQKLQGVNFVVVDGILYGAITAGTFQDFGPAADIYDASVLLSPDKGLANVLSNFSDPKAEGRETINGVKTVRVTGTVSKDAVDKIVPQVGATGPVPGTAWIAEEGNHELVQAKLDPSKDTSLTMTLSDWGKPVTVTKPAV; the protein is encoded by the coding sequence ATGCCGACCCGCCTCTTGGCGATCTTCGCCGCCCTCGTCACCGCCGCCGCTCTCCTCGCAGGGTGCTCCGGGTCCGAGGACAACAAGAACCTGCCCGACGCCGCGACGCTGCTCAAGCAGTCCGCCGAAACCACCAAGGCTCAGACGAGCGTGCATCTCCTGCTCACGGTGCAGGGTTCCATCGCCTCGTTTCCGATCGAAACCCTCGAGGGTGACCTGACGACCCAGCCTGCGGTCGCCGCACAGGGCAAGGCCGACATCCTGTTCCTCGGTCAGAAGCTGCAGGGCGTGAACTTCGTCGTCGTCGACGGCATCCTGTACGGCGCCATCACGGCCGGCACGTTCCAGGACTTCGGCCCGGCCGCCGACATCTACGACGCCTCGGTGCTCCTGTCACCCGACAAGGGTCTGGCCAACGTGCTGTCCAACTTCTCCGACCCCAAGGCCGAGGGCCGCGAGACCATCAACGGTGTCAAGACGGTCCGCGTGACGGGCACCGTCAGCAAGGACGCCGTCGACAAGATCGTGCCGCAGGTCGGGGCCACCGGCCCGGTGCCGGGGACCGCCTGGATCGCCGAGGAAGGCAACCACGAACTGGTGCAGGCCAAGCTGGACCCGAGCAAGGACACCAGCCTCACGATGACGTTGTCGGACTGGGGTAAGCCGGTGACGGTCACCAAGCCGGCCGTCTGA
- a CDS encoding riboflavin synthase, with the protein MFTGIVEEMGEVVGKEDLGDFARFAIRGPVVTSDASHGDSIAVNGVCLTVVEVRPDGAFTADVMGETLNRSSLRRVGVGSRVNLERAAAVNSRLGGHIVQGHVDGTGHVIARTPAEHWEVVRIALPMALSRYVVEKGSITVDGVSLTVSAVGHDWFEISLIPTTLELTTLGQAEVGTPVNLEVDIIAKYVERLLDAKDGTIDAMGD; encoded by the coding sequence GTGTTCACCGGAATCGTCGAAGAAATGGGCGAAGTCGTCGGCAAGGAAGACCTAGGCGATTTCGCTCGGTTTGCCATCCGGGGGCCCGTCGTCACCTCGGATGCCAGCCACGGCGACTCCATTGCGGTGAACGGTGTTTGCCTCACCGTGGTCGAGGTGCGTCCGGACGGTGCGTTCACCGCCGACGTCATGGGCGAGACGCTGAACAGATCCAGCCTGCGACGCGTCGGTGTGGGCAGCCGGGTCAACCTGGAGCGCGCCGCTGCCGTGAACAGCCGCCTGGGCGGTCACATCGTGCAGGGCCACGTCGACGGAACCGGCCACGTGATCGCGCGTACGCCCGCCGAGCACTGGGAGGTGGTGCGGATCGCGCTGCCGATGGCCTTGAGCCGGTATGTGGTCGAGAAGGGCTCGATCACCGTCGACGGGGTATCGCTGACGGTCTCAGCGGTGGGCCACGACTGGTTCGAGATCTCCCTGATTCCGACGACGCTCGAGTTGACGACGCTCGGGCAGGCCGAGGTGGGCACTCCCGTCAACCTCGAGGTCGACATCATCGCCAAGTACGTCGAGCGGTTGCTGGACGCCAAGGACGGCACCATCGACGCCATGGGTGACTGA
- a CDS encoding GNAT family N-acetyltransferase, with protein MAAELEFRHVSSEHGDGAALLAAMVEEIRELYWDVGDGLDLTAPDMPAAGPAELSPPTGTYLVGYRDGQPVCGGGIKRLCDGACEIKRMYVVPAARRQGIAKALLRALEDAAQRIGYDVVRLDTGPRQPHARDLYLAQGYREIDNFNGNPVATFFGEKRLSGD; from the coding sequence ATGGCTGCTGAGCTGGAGTTTCGTCATGTCTCCTCGGAGCACGGCGACGGCGCTGCGCTACTGGCCGCGATGGTCGAAGAGATTCGCGAGCTTTACTGGGACGTGGGTGACGGACTCGACCTCACAGCGCCGGACATGCCTGCGGCGGGGCCGGCGGAGCTCAGCCCGCCCACCGGGACGTATCTGGTCGGGTATCGCGATGGTCAACCCGTCTGCGGCGGCGGAATCAAACGCCTTTGCGACGGCGCATGCGAGATCAAGCGGATGTATGTGGTCCCCGCCGCGCGCCGCCAGGGCATCGCGAAGGCGCTCCTGCGCGCTCTCGAGGACGCGGCGCAACGCATCGGCTATGACGTCGTCCGGCTCGACACCGGACCGCGGCAGCCACACGCCCGCGACCTCTATCTCGCCCAGGGCTACCGGGAGATCGACAACTTCAACGGCAATCCGGTGGCGACGTTCTTCGGTGAGAAGCGCCTGTCCGGGGATTAG